A genomic window from Fibrobacterota bacterium includes:
- a CDS encoding RNA polymerase sigma factor, whose product MNQTSRPGDPGNVTVTDEDLAARAATGDERAFLELYRKHRRYVLTLAVRTSGRPEDAEDLVQESFFQLHRSLASFSGRSSFRTWFHGIVVRVCHSATRNRLAQRRRGDADAEHMDEERMESEVGGDGRDHATQHALKDWIQGCLDHLPILHRLPLVLHIYSGLDLSDISRILGIPEGSVKSRLFHARKRIALCLQQQEAQP is encoded by the coding sequence ATGAACCAGACCAGCCGCCCTGGCGACCCAGGGAACGTGACGGTTACCGACGAAGATCTCGCCGCTCGTGCCGCCACGGGAGATGAACGTGCATTCCTTGAGCTTTATCGCAAACATCGACGGTATGTCCTCACGCTGGCGGTCCGGACATCCGGCCGGCCGGAAGATGCGGAAGATCTGGTCCAGGAAAGTTTTTTCCAATTGCACCGGAGCTTGGCCTCGTTTTCAGGACGCTCCAGTTTCCGAACCTGGTTTCACGGGATCGTGGTGCGTGTCTGCCATAGCGCAACCCGCAATCGATTGGCTCAGCGACGCCGGGGCGATGCCGATGCGGAGCACATGGACGAGGAACGGATGGAATCCGAAGTGGGAGGGGATGGCCGCGACCACGCGACCCAGCATGCCCTCAAGGATTGGATCCAAGGCTGCCTCGATCACCTACCCATCCTTCACCGATTGCCGTTGGTCCTTCACATCTACTCGGGACTTGACCTCAGTGACATCTCCCGGATCCTCGGGATTCCTGAAGGTTCCGTCAAATCTCGATTGTTCCATGCCAGGAAACGGATCGCACTTTGCTTGCAACAACAGGAGGCCCAGCCATGA
- a CDS encoding FecR domain-containing protein: MSGERDWERTLREDQYDLPAETWQRMENDMRGWLAAQTRSANATSRPAPAPWWATLLRPSRWGVALAGLAIAGAVFHFQPGATDDLAWQVGQQLSFDGERSTEWTEARCEVQGTGAKLTLARLDDQSVQLRLDRGQATFYVQPRRAGETFQVDLTRDCQVQVVGTVFSVGRDSLNAWVAVQEGRVRLQASQEGQFIDQGGRAQCPVAQAAPRVTSANQEAPAKDTSRIAEVVAAPVSNAIAVPSCNEVGPCVAVLSAFVRQHPDHPAVSEVSLRWGRLAARGGDPRDALVGYSHVRSPVLMPMARLEGLQLRAREFGEALAAADSLDRWLAGLRSSDRMWKPVAQARLEIYRRQGDDSGARKLQEKISGTTTAESRGR; the protein is encoded by the coding sequence ATGAGCGGTGAACGCGACTGGGAACGGACCCTGCGGGAAGATCAATACGATTTGCCGGCAGAAACCTGGCAGCGCATGGAAAACGACATGCGGGGATGGCTGGCTGCACAGACACGCAGCGCGAACGCGACGTCGCGCCCGGCGCCCGCTCCCTGGTGGGCCACGCTCCTGCGTCCGTCTCGTTGGGGCGTTGCCTTGGCGGGTTTGGCCATCGCAGGGGCGGTGTTTCATTTCCAGCCTGGCGCCACCGATGATTTGGCCTGGCAAGTCGGTCAGCAACTCTCTTTTGATGGCGAGCGCTCCACCGAATGGACCGAAGCCCGCTGCGAGGTCCAGGGCACGGGGGCGAAACTCACCCTGGCACGGCTGGATGACCAATCGGTGCAATTGCGACTGGACCGAGGCCAAGCGACCTTTTATGTCCAGCCACGGCGTGCTGGCGAGACCTTTCAGGTGGATCTGACCCGTGATTGCCAGGTCCAGGTGGTCGGGACAGTGTTCAGCGTCGGAAGGGATTCCCTGAACGCGTGGGTGGCGGTCCAGGAGGGGCGTGTCCGGCTCCAGGCGTCACAGGAAGGGCAATTCATCGATCAAGGCGGGCGTGCCCAATGCCCGGTCGCACAAGCTGCGCCTCGGGTAACGAGTGCCAACCAGGAAGCGCCCGCGAAGGACACCTCGCGTATCGCCGAAGTTGTCGCGGCGCCAGTGTCCAACGCCATCGCGGTCCCCTCCTGCAACGAGGTAGGGCCTTGTGTGGCGGTGTTGTCGGCCTTCGTGCGCCAGCACCCAGATCACCCCGCTGTTTCGGAAGTTTCCCTGCGCTGGGGGCGTCTGGCTGCCCGTGGAGGCGACCCGCGTGATGCGTTGGTGGGCTATTCCCACGTGCGTTCACCGGTCTTGATGCCGATGGCCCGGCTGGAAGGCTTGCAACTGCGGGCTCGAGAATTCGGCGAGGCGTTGGCTGCGGCGGATTCGTTGGACCGGTGGCTTGCCGGACTGAGATCTTCCGACCGAATGTGGAAGCCGGTCGCGCAGGCGCGATTGGAGATCTATCGTCGGCAGGGAGATGATTCTGGAGCCAGAAAGCTCCAGGAGAAGATCTCGGGGACAACCACGGCCGAGTCGCGGGGACGGTGA
- a CDS encoding SDR family oxidoreductase produces MKILVVGAGSFWGRPLVDALRAKAQDVSVFTRDPRSYPEDWRMSLSCHWGELHHMHILEEALRGVDRVVACIGAGRSESNADQSEVDGIRHLLEAMSRFSTADLVRLTSPSPLREADWWPMASRRRADLLVDSSRIPHCLVQMGWAPEMLAPLERRGKLWLPHPLSTPARIAWHSRRSAIERLVELTLSESLPQQTQIRGTDIASLVELSTRICIRHPTVERIHLPGRFFHWLSRWGSDFGFAGWRLVHATSPHRLRTSSEFEDSLDGWSPAR; encoded by the coding sequence ATGAAGATCCTGGTGGTCGGGGCCGGCTCCTTTTGGGGGCGTCCTTTGGTCGATGCGCTACGCGCCAAGGCACAGGATGTTTCGGTATTCACCCGTGATCCGCGATCGTACCCGGAGGATTGGCGGATGTCCCTGTCCTGCCATTGGGGCGAACTCCACCACATGCACATCCTGGAGGAAGCTCTCCGAGGTGTCGATCGAGTCGTGGCCTGCATCGGGGCCGGCCGAAGCGAAAGCAATGCCGACCAAAGCGAGGTGGATGGGATTCGCCATCTACTGGAGGCCATGAGTCGTTTTTCCACCGCCGATCTCGTGCGATTGACCTCGCCGTCTCCACTGCGAGAGGCCGATTGGTGGCCGATGGCCTCGCGCCGACGCGCCGACCTGCTGGTCGATTCGTCACGCATTCCTCATTGTCTGGTGCAGATGGGATGGGCACCAGAGATGCTGGCACCACTCGAACGCCGAGGCAAGCTGTGGCTTCCTCATCCGCTCTCGACTCCTGCGAGAATCGCGTGGCACTCGCGCCGATCCGCGATCGAACGCCTTGTCGAATTGACCTTGTCGGAGTCTCTGCCCCAACAAACCCAAATCCGCGGCACGGACATCGCCAGTCTGGTCGAACTTTCCACCCGGATCTGCATCCGTCATCCCACCGTGGAGCGGATCCATCTGCCAGGAAGGTTCTTCCATTGGCTCTCGCGATGGGGCTCGGACTTCGGGTTCGCCGGTTGGCGTTTGGTCCATGCCACCTCGCCTCACCGCCTTCGCACCTCGTCGGAATTCGAAGATTCCCTCGACGGGTGGTCACCTGCGAGATAG
- the ptsP gene encoding phosphoenolpyruvate--protein phosphotransferase: protein MPSNSTSRSNVRRVLRGQSASPGLALGKCVLLHEEKPAVNDRVLEESEVDAEVARFDLAVADARRELLELRVKVMEEVGQSEAKVFDAHLLFLDDQELIGATRKAVISQRREAGFLLRRKSEELVQRFARIPDAYLRERAIDLEDVSERVVRQLAKGQRRRAIELHEPSIVVAHNLNPSTLTQLRVRNVLGIATDLGGPTSHVAILARALHLPAVSGLSSASSLLRSGDVVALDGNAGTLVIHPTEKELKAVADRQEALRRFELELFSLRDLPSVTMDGRPVLLSANIELPVEAENAISVGAHGIGLYRTEFIYLGQGHLPTEEEQLGAYRFIVERMSPRPVTIRTLDAGGDKIVDALQGAQPDQNPFMGWRSIRMCLDRPDIFMPQLRAILRASAHGKVRVLFPMIADIHELREAKKMLEHAREELVSQGVAVPAKVPIGAMVEIPAAALCVETLARECDFLSVGTNDLTQFTLAVDRGSQRLSHLYDPLHPAVLRLIDRTVEGSRPFGTLVEVCGEIASDPVGALVMVGLGVDELSMSPWGILEVKKMLRSINWQDAREVAREVLMLPGSREVRLHLQDRFKRKLAGLGMVSRALSRGTQKSGHR, encoded by the coding sequence ATGCCGTCCAATTCCACAAGCCGCAGCAATGTCCGGAGGGTTCTGCGAGGTCAGAGTGCCTCGCCAGGGCTGGCGTTGGGCAAGTGCGTACTTCTCCATGAAGAAAAACCAGCCGTCAACGATCGCGTGCTGGAAGAATCGGAAGTGGACGCCGAGGTCGCCCGGTTCGATTTGGCGGTGGCGGATGCCCGTCGCGAGCTTTTGGAGCTTCGCGTGAAGGTCATGGAGGAAGTCGGGCAGTCGGAAGCCAAGGTTTTTGATGCCCACCTCCTGTTTCTGGACGACCAGGAACTGATCGGGGCCACTCGCAAGGCCGTGATCAGTCAACGGCGCGAGGCGGGCTTCTTGCTGCGGCGCAAGTCGGAAGAGCTGGTGCAGCGGTTCGCGCGTATTCCCGATGCCTACCTGCGAGAGCGTGCGATCGATCTGGAAGATGTGTCGGAACGCGTCGTTCGCCAGTTGGCGAAGGGCCAAAGGCGGCGGGCCATCGAACTGCACGAGCCATCCATCGTGGTGGCTCACAACCTCAATCCCTCCACGCTGACCCAATTGCGGGTGCGCAACGTGTTGGGCATCGCCACGGATCTGGGCGGTCCCACGTCGCACGTGGCCATTTTGGCGCGTGCCCTCCATTTGCCGGCGGTTTCCGGGCTTTCTTCCGCTTCCAGCCTGTTGCGCAGCGGCGACGTGGTGGCGCTGGATGGCAACGCCGGGACGTTGGTCATCCATCCCACGGAAAAAGAACTCAAGGCGGTTGCTGACCGCCAGGAAGCCTTGCGCCGGTTCGAGCTGGAGCTGTTCAGCCTGCGTGATCTGCCGTCGGTCACCATGGATGGTCGTCCGGTGCTGCTTTCGGCCAACATTGAGTTGCCCGTGGAGGCGGAGAACGCGATTTCTGTCGGCGCGCATGGCATCGGGCTCTACCGGACGGAATTCATCTACCTGGGACAAGGGCATCTGCCCACCGAGGAAGAACAGCTCGGAGCGTATCGGTTCATCGTCGAGCGGATGTCGCCCAGGCCGGTGACCATCCGCACCTTGGACGCCGGCGGCGACAAGATCGTCGATGCTCTCCAAGGCGCCCAGCCGGACCAGAATCCGTTCATGGGATGGCGCTCCATCCGCATGTGCTTGGATCGGCCGGATATTTTCATGCCGCAATTGCGCGCCATCCTGCGCGCCTCGGCCCATGGCAAGGTTCGTGTCCTGTTTCCCATGATCGCGGATATCCACGAGCTGCGCGAAGCCAAGAAAATGTTGGAACACGCTCGTGAAGAGCTGGTCTCGCAAGGCGTTGCCGTGCCGGCCAAGGTTCCCATCGGCGCCATGGTGGAAATTCCCGCCGCGGCCTTGTGCGTGGAAACCCTCGCCCGCGAATGCGATTTTCTCTCCGTCGGCACCAACGACCTCACCCAGTTCACGCTGGCGGTCGACCGCGGCAGCCAACGTCTCTCCCACCTTTATGATCCTCTGCACCCTGCCGTCCTTCGCTTGATCGACCGGACCGTGGAGGGCTCGCGCCCCTTCGGGACCCTCGTGGAGGTCTGCGGCGAAATCGCCTCCGATCCGGTGGGCGCATTGGTCATGGTGGGATTGGGCGTGGATGAGCTTTCCATGAGCCCTTGGGGAATCCTGGAAGTCAAGAAAATGCTTCGGTCCATCAATTGGCAGGACGCCCGCGAAGTGGCGCGCGAAGTGCTGATGCTGCCGGGGTCCCGGGAGGTTCGCCTGCATCTGCAGGATCGGTTCAAGCGAAAGCTCGCCGGTCTGGGGATGGTTTCCAGGGCCTTGTCGCGAGGCACCCAAAAGAGCGGGCATCGCTAG
- a CDS encoding zinc-ribbon domain-containing protein, with the protein MSRPEEAFVCPNCGEELAGGAKFCPECGSDEKTGWSEETYLDGVSLPYADEDDEVDVSPDENANPPIRWGLALVAAGILVASLLLVLVAWF; encoded by the coding sequence GTGAGTCGCCCGGAGGAAGCCTTCGTCTGCCCCAACTGCGGCGAGGAATTGGCCGGCGGAGCCAAATTCTGTCCAGAATGCGGCTCGGACGAAAAAACGGGCTGGAGCGAAGAAACCTACCTGGACGGGGTCTCGCTTCCCTACGCGGACGAAGACGACGAAGTCGATGTCTCGCCCGACGAAAACGCCAATCCCCCCATCCGCTGGGGCCTTGCCTTGGTGGCCGCCGGCATCCTGGTGGCGAGCCTCCTGCTCGTGCTCGTCGCCTGGTTCTGA
- a CDS encoding leucyl aminopeptidase family protein produces MREWSWLRISQLQTDPSDALIVLGVENEPSGDVPGGGSAILRHKAKAALEEQSSKQTKGGIWIEAESIRAWVQEVSAKPGLDSDERLRMAISEAFTSVLSRKCSRVVFLANRLPLDRVRAALEGWWLSTYRYEVWKSTPSPALPPVVFAVSDEADSVEMSLRQTQTVLESTDWIRDRVNEPGSTLTPQALSRSMEALCRNHGLTWRALDRQALEAEGYQGLVTVGKGSDHPPVLGVASWEPPHNPTATHLVLVGKGVTFDTGGISIKPAEHMWEMKNDMAGAATVLAAAVAIARLGLPLKVSAVVCLAENRPGNASVLPGDIFRAKNGKTIMVDNTDAEGRLILTDGLWMASQLSPTHMVDLATLTGAVVRALGSSMAGVLGTNQELIDSIRAAGREVGEKFWQLPLEDEYRSKLDDPVADLRNTGGTEAGTITSTLFLREFVPENIPWAHLDIAAPVLTTKTWKYYKEGATAFGLRTLVELAQRMAKPL; encoded by the coding sequence ATGCGCGAATGGTCATGGCTTCGAATCTCCCAATTGCAAACCGACCCCTCCGATGCGTTGATCGTCTTGGGGGTGGAAAACGAACCCTCCGGCGATGTTCCCGGAGGGGGAAGCGCCATCCTGCGCCACAAGGCCAAAGCCGCCCTGGAGGAGCAGTCCTCCAAGCAGACCAAAGGGGGAATCTGGATCGAAGCGGAATCCATCCGCGCCTGGGTCCAAGAGGTTTCTGCCAAGCCCGGTCTGGATTCCGACGAACGACTCCGCATGGCGATTTCCGAGGCCTTCACATCCGTCCTTTCGCGCAAGTGCTCTCGGGTGGTCTTCCTGGCCAACCGCTTGCCTCTGGACCGAGTACGCGCCGCCCTGGAAGGCTGGTGGCTTTCCACCTACCGCTACGAGGTCTGGAAATCCACGCCATCCCCCGCCTTGCCTCCCGTGGTGTTCGCGGTCTCCGACGAGGCGGACTCCGTGGAAATGTCGCTGCGACAGACCCAAACGGTGCTCGAATCCACCGATTGGATCCGCGACCGGGTGAACGAGCCTGGATCCACCCTGACTCCGCAGGCGCTCTCGCGCAGCATGGAAGCGCTTTGTCGCAACCATGGATTGACCTGGCGGGCCCTGGATCGCCAAGCGCTGGAGGCCGAAGGCTACCAAGGCCTGGTCACGGTGGGCAAAGGCTCCGATCACCCCCCCGTGCTGGGCGTGGCCAGCTGGGAGCCGCCGCACAACCCCACCGCCACGCACCTCGTGCTGGTCGGGAAAGGCGTGACCTTCGACACCGGAGGTATTTCCATCAAGCCCGCAGAGCACATGTGGGAAATGAAAAACGACATGGCCGGTGCTGCCACCGTGTTGGCCGCCGCCGTGGCCATCGCCCGTCTGGGTCTTCCCCTGAAAGTTTCCGCGGTGGTTTGCCTGGCGGAGAACCGACCCGGCAACGCGTCCGTCCTGCCCGGCGACATCTTCCGGGCAAAAAACGGCAAGACGATCATGGTCGACAACACCGACGCCGAGGGGCGTCTGATTCTGACCGATGGTCTTTGGATGGCCTCCCAGCTTTCCCCCACCCACATGGTGGATCTCGCCACCTTGACCGGCGCGGTCGTGCGGGCTTTGGGAAGCTCCATGGCAGGCGTGCTGGGCACCAACCAGGAGCTGATCGACTCCATCCGTGCTGCCGGTCGCGAAGTCGGCGAAAAATTCTGGCAGCTGCCGCTGGAAGACGAATACCGATCCAAGCTCGACGACCCGGTCGCGGATCTTCGCAACACCGGCGGAACGGAAGCCGGCACCATCACCTCGACGTTGTTCCTGCGCGAATTCGTCCCGGAAAACATTCCTTGGGCCCACCTGGACATCGCCGCACCGGTGCTGACCACCAAAACCTGGAAGTACTACAAGGAAGGCGCCACGGCGTTCGGACTGCGAACACTGGTGGAACTGGCCCAACGAATGGCCAAGCCGCTGTGA
- a CDS encoding sigma 54-interacting transcriptional regulator → MNMMTRDFFEHQSRTLNALYEVSRVLGSSLDLGTVARRCLRALSDNLDLERGLLLVPSEDRSELSVKASFGVGPDDVKVIFPVHGGFLGKVYTTGMPIVVTDPTSLEESEAQEIRKISPPGEANVVVAVPVTLDRRCAGVLVANRSPHSATMIDEDLRVMKIIASLLAQTVHISELISKEKEVLERQNRELQDVLAEKFQPDNLVVQSGAMQKTMAMVRQVAGTDAAVLLRGESGTGKTLLARTIHFNSGRRRGAFVEVNCAALPASLIESELFGHEKGAFTGAHALRIGRFEMATGGTIFLDEIGELPLETQAKILRVFQEGTFERLGSSETLRSDARIICATNCDLEGMVREKKFREDLYYRLMVVPVHVPPLRNRRSDIVPLVLAFLRTFMARHAKKIAVSREALDFLQQYEWPGNVRELENTLERTVVLATEGQTLSADDIPVLDRLFPTLAPPIDPHGVGHSQPPQGSWGFAPRGMHSNTPNHANISDERRPYQRAMLSREEILQALDATNGHQTMAARALGVTLRQLRYKIQLLELDPRQFRK, encoded by the coding sequence ATGAACATGATGACGCGCGACTTTTTTGAACACCAATCCAGAACCCTCAACGCCCTTTATGAAGTGAGTCGTGTTTTGGGCTCCAGCCTCGATCTGGGGACCGTGGCTCGACGTTGCCTGCGAGCTCTTTCCGACAACCTGGATCTGGAACGCGGGCTTCTCCTGGTTCCTTCTGAGGACCGATCGGAGCTTTCCGTCAAGGCCAGTTTCGGGGTGGGGCCAGACGACGTCAAGGTGATCTTTCCCGTGCACGGCGGTTTTTTGGGCAAGGTCTACACCACCGGCATGCCGATCGTGGTGACGGACCCCACATCCCTGGAAGAGTCGGAAGCCCAGGAAATCCGCAAGATCTCTCCTCCCGGGGAGGCCAACGTGGTGGTCGCCGTGCCTGTGACCCTGGACCGTCGTTGTGCCGGAGTCCTGGTGGCCAACCGCTCGCCGCACAGCGCGACCATGATCGACGAGGACTTGCGGGTGATGAAAATCATCGCCTCCCTACTGGCGCAAACCGTCCACATCAGCGAGCTCATCTCCAAGGAAAAAGAGGTGCTGGAGCGTCAGAATCGCGAACTGCAGGATGTCCTGGCGGAAAAGTTCCAGCCGGACAATCTCGTGGTGCAGTCCGGTGCCATGCAGAAAACCATGGCCATGGTGCGGCAGGTGGCGGGTACGGATGCCGCCGTGCTCCTGCGCGGCGAGTCGGGAACCGGTAAAACTCTGCTCGCCCGCACGATCCATTTCAACAGTGGTCGGCGTCGTGGGGCCTTCGTGGAGGTCAACTGCGCGGCGCTGCCCGCAAGCCTGATCGAATCGGAGTTGTTCGGTCACGAAAAGGGTGCGTTCACCGGCGCCCACGCGCTGCGCATCGGTCGATTCGAGATGGCGACCGGAGGAACGATTTTCCTCGATGAAATCGGAGAACTTCCGTTGGAAACGCAGGCCAAGATCCTGCGCGTTTTCCAGGAAGGAACGTTTGAAAGGCTGGGTTCGTCCGAGACTCTGCGCAGCGATGCACGCATCATCTGCGCAACCAACTGCGACCTGGAAGGCATGGTTCGCGAGAAGAAATTCCGCGAGGATCTTTACTACCGCCTCATGGTGGTGCCCGTCCACGTGCCTCCACTGCGCAATCGCCGCAGCGACATCGTGCCGCTGGTGCTGGCCTTTTTGCGCACCTTCATGGCCCGCCACGCCAAGAAAATCGCCGTCAGCCGGGAAGCGCTGGACTTCTTGCAGCAGTACGAATGGCCCGGAAATGTCCGCGAACTGGAAAACACCCTGGAGCGCACCGTGGTGCTGGCCACGGAAGGGCAAACCCTGTCGGCCGACGACATCCCGGTCCTGGATCGGCTCTTTCCGACGCTCGCCCCGCCAATCGATCCCCATGGAGTCGGCCATTCCCAGCCCCCTCAGGGGAGCTGGGGTTTCGCTCCTCGCGGAATGCACTCGAATACACCGAACCATGCGAATATTTCCGACGAGCGTCGGCCCTACCAGAGGGCGATGCTGAGCCGGGAGGAGATCTTGCAGGCGCTGGATGCAACCAATGGTCACCAGACCATGGCCGCCCGTGCGTTGGGGGTTACTTTGAGGCAGTTGCGGTACAAAATCCAGCTTTTGGAGCTCGACCCACGGCAATTTCGTAAATGA
- a CDS encoding P-II family nitrogen regulator yields the protein MKLVVAYIKPFKLDDVKLAVGEAGAQGITVMEVKGFGRQKGHTELYRGSEYHTDFIPKVKLEMVVPDAVVPKVVAAITTSARTGKIGDGKIFVLPVESATRIRTGETGEDVL from the coding sequence ATGAAACTTGTCGTCGCATACATCAAGCCCTTCAAGCTCGACGACGTGAAGCTCGCAGTCGGTGAAGCCGGCGCCCAGGGAATCACCGTCATGGAAGTCAAAGGGTTCGGACGGCAAAAAGGCCATACCGAGCTTTACCGCGGCAGCGAGTACCACACCGATTTCATCCCCAAGGTGAAGCTGGAAATGGTTGTCCCGGACGCAGTGGTTCCCAAGGTGGTCGCGGCCATCACCACCTCCGCTCGCACCGGCAAGATCGGCGACGGCAAGATCTTCGTGCTTCCTGTGGAATCGGCCACGCGCATCCGCACCGGCGAGACCGGCGAGGACGTGCTGTAA
- a CDS encoding serine/threonine protein kinase: MSAPEPIQASKKILPSGERLGPFTLLKPIGKGSMGAVYTAWQEGLSRQVAVKVLMKDRFDRLVTAERFLQEAETAANLEHPNIVTVYGQGERPDCIWFAMQFLEGPSIADWMRRRLRHPIPNKREIPLQEVKDLARQLLNALAHAHDQGVVHRDIKPENILWAGNTGRAVITDFGLASVNYFTHEAEKQFILGSPLYVSPEQARGDELDGRADLFSLGCVLLELTLGHLPVKVERPEKIFRTRASQDPRMFTATAREIKPELPESWDLFLRKSLMPSRDRRFSDAREMLAALEAA; the protein is encoded by the coding sequence GTGAGCGCTCCAGAACCCATCCAGGCCTCCAAAAAAATCCTCCCCTCGGGCGAGCGCTTGGGACCTTTCACGCTGCTCAAGCCGATCGGAAAAGGCAGCATGGGCGCGGTCTACACGGCTTGGCAGGAAGGGCTTTCCCGCCAGGTTGCGGTGAAGGTCCTGATGAAGGATCGCTTCGATCGATTGGTCACCGCAGAACGGTTCCTCCAGGAAGCGGAAACCGCCGCCAACCTGGAGCACCCGAACATCGTGACCGTTTATGGCCAGGGCGAGCGCCCGGATTGCATCTGGTTTGCCATGCAGTTCCTGGAAGGCCCATCCATCGCCGATTGGATGCGTCGGCGTCTACGCCACCCGATCCCCAACAAGCGCGAGATCCCCCTGCAGGAAGTCAAGGACCTCGCCAGACAACTTTTGAACGCGCTGGCCCATGCGCACGATCAAGGCGTGGTCCATCGCGACATCAAGCCGGAGAACATCCTTTGGGCCGGGAACACCGGGCGCGCCGTGATCACGGACTTCGGCTTGGCCAGCGTGAACTACTTCACCCACGAAGCGGAAAAGCAGTTCATCCTCGGATCCCCCCTCTACGTCTCCCCCGAACAGGCGCGGGGCGACGAACTGGACGGCCGCGCGGATCTGTTTTCGCTGGGATGCGTGCTCTTGGAACTGACCCTGGGCCACCTTCCCGTCAAGGTCGAGCGCCCTGAAAAGATCTTCCGCACCCGCGCGTCGCAGGACCCGCGGATGTTCACCGCCACCGCTCGCGAGATCAAGCCGGAACTCCCCGAGTCCTGGGATCTGTTCTTGCGCAAGTCCCTCATGCCTTCGCGGGATCGGAGATTCTCCGATGCCCGCGAAATGCTCGCCGCCCTGGAAGCGGCCTGA
- a CDS encoding transglutaminase family protein yields MQKDKPIWSPIWILSPSRFLSSQAFPFKVAIPWWIAIQALSWLEPLPAELPMNFSWNYLAWSHFFGMLGLLLPALALAALVPAGQHKDRFSTAIRVSMGASFWYLWTFPLTFLELGMGGSVLLMLLRPLLWATTLAWTLGPYLPVSRISGAIRWFWILPVFFVSMLIQMGKDLPDALKLRMDDVGTGKILGSTSELGERPLDSAVWTLTLNAPVPPDRLSLGSRQTVKVLGPQRIEVVVRNREVPPPEDTSETLNTKLSHGKRLDALIDSARLYPDSLQLLALHQIVHGAIRYQRTYFPGSPEQILTKGEGDCKSFAIVYAALVRRLGFRAKVVRGVIAMNGGRPENSGFFAHAWVSVETPTGWQDWDPTSSSPFPDAGYLRFAIPAELDGAFDGENAIFNLASIQIRSMKQVPFRP; encoded by the coding sequence GTGCAGAAAGATAAGCCTATCTGGTCTCCCATCTGGATTCTCTCTCCGTCTCGCTTCCTCTCGAGCCAGGCGTTTCCCTTCAAGGTCGCCATCCCGTGGTGGATCGCCATCCAAGCATTGTCTTGGTTGGAGCCGCTGCCGGCTGAACTCCCGATGAATTTCAGCTGGAACTATCTGGCATGGTCTCATTTCTTCGGCATGCTTGGCTTGCTTCTTCCGGCCTTGGCACTGGCCGCCTTGGTCCCCGCCGGGCAGCACAAAGACCGATTCAGCACCGCGATCCGGGTTTCCATGGGCGCGAGCTTCTGGTACTTGTGGACCTTCCCCCTGACCTTTCTGGAATTGGGAATGGGCGGGTCCGTGTTGTTGATGCTCCTGCGTCCCTTGCTCTGGGCCACCACCCTCGCCTGGACCCTCGGCCCCTATCTGCCGGTATCCAGGATTTCCGGGGCCATTCGTTGGTTCTGGATTCTCCCGGTGTTTTTCGTGTCGATGTTGATCCAGATGGGCAAAGACCTGCCGGATGCCCTGAAATTGCGGATGGACGATGTCGGCACCGGCAAGATCCTCGGGAGCACCAGCGAGCTTGGCGAACGACCACTGGATTCGGCCGTCTGGACCCTGACCCTGAACGCCCCCGTGCCTCCCGATCGACTCTCGCTGGGATCGCGGCAAACCGTGAAGGTCCTGGGCCCGCAACGGATCGAGGTGGTGGTGCGAAACCGCGAGGTGCCTCCGCCGGAAGACACCTCGGAAACGTTGAACACCAAGCTCTCCCACGGCAAACGCTTGGATGCCCTGATCGATTCGGCCCGTCTGTATCCGGATTCCCTGCAACTATTGGCTCTCCACCAGATCGTCCATGGCGCCATCCGCTACCAGCGCACGTACTTTCCCGGCTCTCCGGAGCAGATTCTGACCAAAGGCGAAGGCGACTGCAAATCATTCGCGATCGTGTATGCGGCTCTTGTGCGGCGATTGGGTTTTCGCGCCAAGGTGGTGCGCGGGGTGATCGCCATGAACGGAGGCCGGCCGGAAAATTCCGGTTTCTTCGCCCACGCCTGGGTGAGCGTGGAAACCCCCACGGGCTGGCAGGACTGGGACCCCACGTCATCCTCGCCTTTTCCCGACGCCGGTTACCTGCGATTTGCCATTCCCGCCGAACTCGATGGAGCCTTCGATGGAGAAAACGCCATCTTCAATCTGGCTTCCATCCAGATTCGCTCCATGAAACAGGTACCTTTCCGACCGTGA
- a CDS encoding STAS domain-containing protein: MAGFVWKVERPRKGLLVLTLEGEMSLGAREAMREAFESLVSAPERSAVVDFTKVRLVSSGAIGELVRCQSRLSAQSRSLNMVCPPGDVLETLMVADMHRLIPLHSDLSSISKGLDS; this comes from the coding sequence ATGGCGGGATTCGTCTGGAAAGTGGAACGTCCCCGCAAGGGTCTGTTGGTGCTGACCCTCGAGGGGGAAATGTCCCTGGGGGCTCGAGAGGCGATGCGCGAAGCGTTCGAATCGCTCGTCTCCGCACCGGAGAGATCCGCGGTTGTGGATTTCACGAAGGTCCGATTGGTCTCTTCCGGCGCGATCGGAGAACTGGTCCGATGCCAATCGCGGTTGTCCGCGCAAAGTCGTTCGCTCAACATGGTCTGCCCTCCCGGCGACGTGCTGGAAACCCTGATGGTTGCCGACATGCACCGGCTCATTCCTCTCCACTCCGACCTCTCTTCCATCTCAAAAGGACTCGACTCGTGA